A part of Aegilops tauschii subsp. strangulata cultivar AL8/78 chromosome 2, Aet v6.0, whole genome shotgun sequence genomic DNA contains:
- the LOC109765102 gene encoding CMP-sialic acid transporter 2, with amino-acid sequence MEYRRVKDQESYDAVSQKDIESPDGRSLSSTAATSPLGTAAGSKGKNSWKQKSIVTIALTLLTSSQAILIVWSKRAGKYEYSVTTANFSVEALKCLLSLLALYRTWNSQGVTEDNRLSTSFDEVSVYPIPAVLYMVKNLLQYYIFAYVDAPAYQILKNLNIISTGVLYRIILKKKLSEIQWAAFILLCAGCTTAQLNPSSDHVLQTPIQGWMMAIVMALLSGFAGVYTEAIIKKRPSRNINVQNFWLYIFGMLFNLVAICVQDFDAVMNKGFFHGYSFITLLMILNHALSGIAVSMVMKYADNIVKVYSTSVAMLLTAIVSVFLFGFNLSLAFFLGSTVVSISVYLHSVGKPQQQK; translated from the exons ATGGAGTACAGAAGAGTGAAGGATCAG GAGAGTTATGACGCCGTATCTCAGAAGGACATAGAAAGCCCTGATGGGAGGTCTCTTTCTAGCA CTGCAGCAACTTCCCCCCTTGGCACCGCAGCAGGTTCGAAGGGCAAGAATAGTTGGAAGCAAAA GTCTATTGTAACAATTGCATTGACATTACTAACAAGTTCCCAGGCAATACTCATTGTGTGGTCAAAAAGAGCTGGAAAGTATGAATATAGTGTCACAACAGCAAACTTTTCG GTGGAAGCTTTAAAATGTCTATTATCACTTCTAGCCCTGTACAGAACATGGAACAGTCAAGGTGTTACAGAAGATAATAG gtTAAGTACATCATTTGATGAAGTTAGTGTTTATCCTATCCCTGCCGTACTTTACATGGTAAAGAATCTATTGCAG TATTACATCTTCGCCTATGTGGACGCACCAGCTTACCAGATCCTGAAGAACCTGAATATTATCAGCACTGGTGTCTTGTACCGTATCATTCTAAAGAAAAA ATTAAGTGAAATTCAATGGGCTGCATTTATTCTCTTATGTGCTGGCTGCACTACGGCTCAGCTAAACCCCTC ATCAGACCATGTTCTTCAAACCCCAATTCAAGGTTGGATGATGGCCATT GTGATGGCTCTTCTAAGTGGTTTTGCTGGGGTATACACAGAA GCTATAATAAAAAAACGCCCTTCGAGAAACATCAatgtgcagaatttttggctgtACATTTTTGGAATGCTCTTCAACTTAGTTGCCATTTGTGTTCAGGACTTTGATGCTGTCATGAACAA AGGCTTTTTTCATGGCTACTCATTTATTACACTTCTGATGATTCTTAACCATGCACTCAG TGGCATTGCTGTATCAATGGTGATGAAGTATGCTGACAATATTGTCAAG GTGTATTCAACGTCAGTCGCAATGCTTCTGACAGCAATTGTATCCGTCTTCTTGTTTGGCTTCAATCTATCCCTTGCATTCTTCCTCGGATCTAC GGTCGTTTCTATCTCGGTGTATCTGCATTCTGTCGGGAAGCCACAGCAGCAGAAATGA